One Salminus brasiliensis chromosome 5, fSalBra1.hap2, whole genome shotgun sequence DNA segment encodes these proteins:
- the LOC140555943 gene encoding phospholipid scramblase 1, with protein sequence MAHMYMVPDPAMPGCPPGLEYLTQVDQLLIKQKVELIEALAGFESNNKYEIRNTMGQNVFYAVEENDCLSRQCCGPLRSFTIRVLDNFGQEVITVSRPLKCMSCFFPCCLQELEVQSPPGNIVGYVLQEWHPFLPKFTIQNEHREPVLKLQGPFCGWSCLPDVDFEILTMDEVSIGKISKQWTGLLREAFTDADNFGIQFPLDLDVRMKAVMIGVCFLIDFMFFETNN encoded by the exons ATGGCGCACATGTACATGGTGCCCGATCCTGCCATGCCAGGATGTCCACCAGGACTAGAATACCTCACACAG GTTGATCAACTGTTGATAAAGcagaaggtggagctgatagagG CTCTTGCCGGCTTTGAAAGCAATAACAAGTATGAGATCCGAAACACAATGGGCCAGAATGTGTTCTACGCAGTGGAGGAGAATGACTGTCTGTCGCGCCAGTGCTGCGGCCCACTGCGCTCTTTCACCATCCGCGTCCTCGACAACTTTGGACAGGAAGTGATCACGGTCAGCCGTCCGCTGAAGTGCATGTCCTGCTTCTTCCCGTGCTGTCTGCAAGAG CTGGAGGTCCAGTCTCCTCCAGGGAACATTGTGGGTTATGTGCTCCAGGAGTGGCATCCTTTCCTGCCCAAGTTCACCATCCAAAACGAGCACCGGGAGCCTGTCCTCAAGCTGCAAGGGCCCTTCTGCGGCTGGAGCTGCCTTCCAGATGTGGACTTTGAG ATTTTGACCATGGATGAAGTCAGCATTGGAAAGATCAGTAAGCAGTGGACGGGGCTTCTTCGGGAGGCCTTTACCGATGCCGACAACTTTGGAATACAGTTTCCCTTGGATCTTGATGTCCGAATGAAAGCGGTGATGATTGGAGTCTGTTTCCTCATT GACTTCATGTTTTTCGAGACGAACAACTAA